The Paenalcaligenes faecalis genome has a window encoding:
- the paaB gene encoding 1,2-phenylacetyl-CoA epoxidase subunit PaaB: MSQKNWPLWEVFIRSQHGLAHKHVGSLHASDEQMAVNNARDVYTRRNEGVSIWVVKAADITASSPGDKDPLFEPSNSKVYRHPTFFPMPDGIKM; the protein is encoded by the coding sequence ATGAGTCAAAAAAATTGGCCTTTATGGGAAGTTTTTATCCGCAGCCAACATGGTCTAGCGCATAAACACGTAGGTAGCTTGCACGCATCGGATGAGCAAATGGCCGTAAATAATGCCCGTGATGTTTACACCCGTCGCAATGAAGGCGTCAGCATTTGGGTAGTAAAAGCCGCTGACATTACAGCAAGTAGCCCTGGTGATAAAGATCCTTTATTCGAACCATCCAATAGCAAAGTCTATCGTCACCCTACATTTTTCCCGATGCCTGATGGCATCAAAATGTAG
- the paaA gene encoding 1,2-phenylacetyl-CoA epoxidase subunit PaaA → MYAQLVDTGLSRVQTDADLSELEKNFQDRIDAGVRMESKDWMPEAYRRTLIRQISQHAHSEVVGMLPEGNWVTRAPSLKRKSILLAKIQDEAGHGLYLYSAAETLGVEREDLIAELHAGRAKYSSIFNYPTLNWADIGMIGWLVDGSAIINQIPLCRCSYGPYARAMVRVCKEESFHQRQGYDLLLEMCLNGTPEQKQMCQDAFERWWWPALMMFGPSDGESIHSAQSMKWRIKLFSNDELRQKMVDQTVPQAEYLGLKVPDPDLRWNEERGHYDFGEIDWDEFWAVLAGNGPCNKERLETRVNAHENGAWVRDALMAYADKQEQKQSKQVA, encoded by the coding sequence ATGTATGCCCAGCTAGTAGATACCGGATTGAGCCGTGTGCAGACTGATGCGGATTTATCCGAGTTAGAAAAAAATTTCCAAGATCGCATTGATGCGGGTGTACGTATGGAGTCCAAAGACTGGATGCCTGAAGCGTACCGTCGCACATTGATTCGTCAAATTTCTCAGCATGCGCACTCAGAGGTAGTTGGTATGTTGCCAGAGGGCAACTGGGTTACTCGTGCGCCATCTTTAAAACGTAAATCCATTTTGCTCGCAAAGATTCAAGACGAGGCTGGGCACGGGTTGTACTTATACAGTGCGGCTGAAACCCTAGGCGTAGAGCGTGAAGACCTAATCGCAGAGTTACATGCTGGCCGAGCAAAATACTCCAGTATTTTTAATTACCCAACGCTCAATTGGGCGGATATTGGCATGATTGGTTGGTTAGTAGATGGCTCAGCCATTATTAACCAGATTCCCTTGTGTCGATGTTCATATGGGCCGTACGCTCGTGCCATGGTACGTGTCTGTAAAGAAGAATCCTTTCACCAGCGTCAAGGCTACGATTTATTGCTTGAAATGTGTTTGAATGGCACGCCAGAGCAAAAGCAAATGTGCCAAGACGCCTTCGAGCGTTGGTGGTGGCCCGCTTTGATGATGTTTGGTCCCTCTGATGGCGAGTCCATTCATAGCGCTCAGTCCATGAAATGGCGCATTAAACTGTTCTCCAATGATGAACTGCGTCAAAAGATGGTCGATCAAACGGTTCCTCAAGCCGAATACCTAGGCTTAAAAGTACCTGATCCTGATCTGCGTTGGAACGAAGAGCGTGGTCATTATGATTTCGGTGAGATTGACTGGGATGAGTTCTGGGCAGTATTAGCAGGCAATGGTCCTTGCAATAAAGAACGTTTGGAAACACGGGTTAATGCCCATGAAAACGGTGCGTGGGTACGTGATGCCCTAATGGCTTATGCCGATAAGCAAGAACAAAAACAAAGCAAGCAAGTTGCTTAA
- the orn gene encoding oligoribonuclease translates to MTVKDQRLVWLDMEMTGLDPEKERIIEVAVVVTEADLTLVAEGPVLVIHQSNELLDAMDNWNKGTHGRSGLIDKVKASVLTEAEAEDILLDFLKEHVPAGKSPLCGNTISQDRRFMYRYMPRFEQFFHYRNLDVSTLKELALRWKPEVVKSFVKHSKHEALADIYESIDELKHYRHHFMKLD, encoded by the coding sequence ATGACAGTCAAGGATCAACGCCTTGTATGGTTGGACATGGAAATGACCGGCCTAGACCCTGAAAAAGAACGCATTATCGAAGTCGCCGTTGTAGTTACTGAGGCTGATTTAACCTTAGTCGCAGAGGGGCCTGTATTGGTTATACACCAAAGCAATGAGTTATTAGATGCGATGGATAATTGGAATAAAGGCACACATGGGCGTAGTGGCTTGATTGATAAAGTAAAAGCCTCTGTATTAACTGAAGCCGAAGCAGAAGATATTTTACTGGATTTTCTAAAAGAACATGTGCCAGCAGGTAAATCACCATTATGTGGTAATACGATAAGTCAGGATCGTCGATTTATGTATAGGTACATGCCACGCTTTGAGCAGTTTTTTCACTACCGAAATTTAGATGTCAGTACACTGAAAGAGTTGGCGTTGCGTTGGAAGCCTGAGGTTGTAAAAAGTTTTGTGAAGCACAGCAAACACGAAGCGCTTGCTGATATTTATGAGTCGATTGATGAGCTTAAGCATTACCGTCATCATTTCATGAAGCTTGATTAA
- a CDS encoding M48 family metallopeptidase produces the protein MTLLILFVAFLLLNTSIRSYLALRQMRYVRLHRDQVPNDFSHHISLHSHQRAADYTVARTQLSLFETLSETTVLIALTLLGGLQFIDLFWARHIEHELLRQLLLIASIFALTALVQLPFSVWRTFKLEQRFGFNRITPKLFISDQLKGILVGVLLGTPLLCAVLWLMATAGSYWPWWAWVIWIGFSLFVMWLFPSVIAPLFNQFKPLDSDSLKSRIQSLAERCGFTLNGLFVMDGSKRSAHGNAYFTGIGRHKRIVFFDTLLSKLNEAEIEAVLAHELGHFAHRHILKSMLRSFALSLIFFLLLGWLSQQVWFYTELGVNPQLGRANDGLALILFFLVIPTFTFWVGPLFSYLSRKHEYEADAYAAKQSDPKHLVQALLKLYDDNAATLTPDPLYSAYYDSHPAAIQRVHYLKQFYETH, from the coding sequence ATGACATTGCTCATATTATTCGTTGCTTTCCTGCTTCTCAATACTAGCATTCGTAGCTATTTAGCTTTACGCCAAATGCGATATGTACGCTTGCACCGAGATCAGGTCCCCAATGATTTCAGCCACCATATTAGCTTACACAGCCATCAACGTGCAGCAGATTACACCGTCGCACGCACTCAACTTAGTTTATTTGAAACCTTGAGCGAGACCACTGTTCTTATCGCTCTCACATTATTAGGTGGTTTACAATTTATTGACTTGTTTTGGGCCAGACACATCGAACATGAGCTACTACGCCAGCTTCTACTAATAGCTAGTATTTTTGCTCTCACCGCTTTAGTGCAGCTCCCGTTTAGTGTATGGCGCACCTTTAAGCTAGAGCAACGCTTTGGCTTTAATCGCATCACTCCAAAACTATTCATAAGCGATCAACTCAAAGGCATACTGGTTGGCGTTCTATTAGGTACTCCATTACTTTGTGCTGTACTGTGGCTCATGGCTACCGCAGGTTCTTATTGGCCATGGTGGGCTTGGGTGATTTGGATTGGCTTTAGCCTATTTGTGATGTGGCTCTTCCCCTCTGTCATCGCCCCGCTATTCAATCAATTCAAACCTCTAGACAGTGACAGCTTAAAATCACGTATTCAATCGCTGGCTGAGCGTTGTGGCTTTACGCTAAATGGCTTGTTTGTCATGGATGGCTCAAAACGTTCTGCCCATGGTAATGCCTATTTTACGGGTATAGGTCGTCATAAACGTATCGTGTTTTTTGACACTCTACTGAGTAAATTAAATGAGGCTGAAATCGAAGCTGTCTTAGCTCACGAGCTAGGACACTTTGCTCACCGCCATATACTAAAAAGCATGCTTCGCTCATTTGCTCTATCCCTTATTTTTTTCCTATTATTAGGTTGGCTTTCCCAGCAAGTGTGGTTTTATACTGAGCTAGGAGTTAACCCACAATTAGGACGTGCTAACGATGGTTTAGCGCTGATTCTTTTCTTTTTAGTCATTCCCACCTTCACTTTTTGGGTAGGCCCATTATTTAGTTATTTATCTAGAAAACATGAGTACGAGGCTGATGCCTATGCTGCAAAACAAAGTGACCCAAAACACTTGGTGCAAGCATTGCTCAAACTCTATGACGATAATGCAGCCACATTAACTCCAGATCCCCTTTACTCTGCCTACTATGACAGCCACCCAGCCGCTATTCAACGAGTTCACTATTTAAAACAATTTTATGAAACGCATTAA
- a CDS encoding CoA pyrophosphatase, translating to MFSSLLLNDLARIEASRLGFNPQTQPVIDIPLLPGIDQSYLGSEFIQTAFSHPVQWGVEPLFADWFVPSFEQYPQGIQSAVCIPLVQRPTGLHVLLTRRAGHLLSHAGQVCFPGGRIEAADHNAVQAALRETHEEVGIAPHYIQPLGEQPIFITNSRYAMRPVVGLLKQGFAINPDPAEVAQVFEVPLSVLMNPHYHRLHRLPTKEGNERYYFSISWEEYFIWGATAAVIRNFYHHLAAAAQQLGR from the coding sequence ATGTTCTCTTCTCTTTTACTGAATGATCTGGCACGTATAGAGGCCTCTCGTCTAGGGTTTAACCCCCAAACACAGCCTGTAATTGATATTCCTCTTTTGCCTGGTATTGATCAGTCTTATTTAGGATCTGAGTTTATACAGACCGCATTTAGCCATCCCGTGCAGTGGGGGGTAGAGCCCTTATTTGCAGATTGGTTTGTGCCTAGTTTCGAGCAATATCCCCAAGGAATCCAATCAGCGGTATGTATCCCTTTGGTGCAGCGGCCTACAGGGCTACATGTGTTATTGACTCGAAGGGCGGGGCATTTATTAAGTCACGCAGGCCAAGTCTGTTTTCCTGGTGGGCGCATAGAGGCCGCAGATCATAATGCTGTGCAGGCCGCTTTGCGTGAAACACATGAAGAGGTCGGGATTGCGCCTCACTATATTCAACCCTTAGGCGAGCAGCCGATTTTTATTACGAATTCTCGGTATGCGATGCGTCCTGTGGTGGGGCTGCTTAAGCAAGGCTTTGCTATTAACCCTGACCCAGCCGAGGTAGCACAGGTTTTTGAGGTGCCATTGTCTGTACTGATGAATCCTCACTATCATCGCTTGCATCGTTTGCCCACTAAAGAGGGCAATGAGCGCTATTACTTTTCCATAAGTTGGGAAGAGTATTTTATTTGGGGTGCTACTGCTGCCGTAATTCGTAATTTCTATCATCACTTAGCTGCTGCGGCCCAACAACTAGGGCGCTAA
- a CDS encoding RNA-guided endonuclease TnpB family protein yields MKQVAYKYRFYPTQEQAAFLAHTFGCVRFTYNAALGFSKEQYELGNKTNYHDWNNHLNQLKRSPKHAWLKDVSSVPLQQSLRHLQKAFRSFFASGFGYPKFKRKQAKQSASYMNNAFKWDAKALSLTLAKMKQPLKIRWSRLFTGTPSSLTVSKTKTGKYFVSILVKEAVQLLPEVSKTVGVDVGIAELAVCSDDQRFTNPRLTNKYAKKLAKAQRKLAKKVKGSANFSKQQRVVAKIHEKIANCRHDVTHKMTRKLINENQVISIESLKVKNMVKNRKLAKQLHDVNFGEIVRQLSYKADWYGRTLSAISQWFPSSKTCSQCGELYQGQWSLAIRRWTCPCGATHDRDLNAAINIHKEGLRLVREPVCGGRECRHTKRLEEVLEDGRD; encoded by the coding sequence GTGAAACAAGTGGCGTATAAATACCGATTTTACCCCACCCAAGAGCAAGCTGCATTCTTGGCGCATACCTTTGGTTGTGTTCGTTTCACCTATAACGCCGCGCTTGGTTTCTCTAAAGAACAATACGAGTTAGGCAATAAAACCAATTACCACGATTGGAACAACCACCTCAATCAGCTTAAACGCAGTCCAAAGCACGCTTGGTTGAAAGACGTCTCTAGCGTGCCGTTGCAGCAGTCGCTTCGCCATTTGCAAAAAGCTTTCCGTTCCTTTTTTGCCTCAGGGTTTGGTTACCCGAAATTTAAGCGTAAACAGGCAAAACAATCGGCCAGCTATATGAACAACGCCTTTAAGTGGGACGCTAAGGCGCTATCGCTCACGTTGGCGAAAATGAAACAGCCATTAAAAATCCGCTGGTCGCGTTTGTTCACGGGAACACCTAGCTCATTGACCGTGTCTAAAACAAAAACAGGCAAATATTTTGTGTCTATTTTAGTAAAAGAAGCGGTTCAACTGCTGCCCGAGGTGAGTAAAACGGTGGGCGTGGATGTGGGCATTGCGGAGTTAGCGGTTTGTTCTGATGACCAGCGGTTTACTAACCCGCGTTTAACGAATAAATACGCTAAAAAACTGGCTAAAGCACAGCGAAAACTAGCCAAGAAAGTCAAAGGCTCGGCGAATTTTAGTAAGCAACAACGCGTGGTGGCGAAAATCCACGAAAAGATCGCGAATTGCCGTCATGATGTAACCCATAAAATGACGAGAAAACTTATAAACGAAAATCAAGTGATAAGTATTGAGTCATTAAAGGTCAAAAACATGGTGAAAAACCGTAAATTGGCGAAACAATTGCATGATGTCAACTTCGGTGAAATAGTAAGGCAATTGAGCTACAAGGCAGACTGGTATGGAAGAACGCTTTCTGCCATTAGTCAATGGTTCCCTTCTAGCAAAACCTGTAGTCAATGTGGGGAGCTTTACCAAGGCCAGTGGTCACTCGCCATTCGGCGGTGGACCTGCCCTTGTGGGGCGACGCATGACCGCGATCTGAATGCCGCAATCAACATTCACAAAGAAGGGCTGCGACTCGTGAGGGAACCGGTTTGTGGCGGCAGGGAGTGCCGACACACGAAACGCTTGGAAGAGGTTTTAGAAGACGGGCGTGATTGA
- the paaC gene encoding 1,2-phenylacetyl-CoA epoxidase subunit PaaC, protein MNQALFNYLLRLGDSAVVLSQRLSEWTGHGPALEEELATANTALDLIGQGRMWLTLAGTIEGKGRDEDALAYLRDTHDYFNYLIVERKNGNYGDTMMRQFLFDSWHYFLLLRLCESTDAGVKEIAEKSLKEVTYHARRSTDLVVRLGDGTEQSHNIMQQALVDTWPFIGELFLDDDDTKALHAQGIAPLHESLWDEWFEHVQNILTEATLTVPAKEEGFHKAYRGGTHGKHTEALGYLLAEMQYLQRAYPGATW, encoded by the coding sequence ATGAACCAAGCTCTATTTAATTATTTATTACGTTTGGGTGATAGTGCTGTAGTTCTATCTCAGCGCCTATCCGAGTGGACCGGTCATGGCCCAGCCCTAGAGGAAGAGTTAGCCACTGCAAATACGGCCTTGGACTTAATTGGACAGGGACGTATGTGGTTAACCTTAGCAGGCACTATCGAAGGTAAGGGCCGCGATGAGGACGCCTTAGCTTATTTGCGTGATACCCACGATTATTTTAACTATCTGATCGTTGAGCGTAAAAACGGTAATTATGGGGACACCATGATGCGCCAGTTTTTATTTGATAGCTGGCACTACTTTCTTTTATTGCGTTTGTGTGAGTCTACAGATGCGGGTGTGAAAGAAATTGCAGAAAAATCACTCAAAGAGGTGACCTACCATGCTCGACGCTCTACAGATTTAGTTGTGCGTTTAGGCGATGGTACGGAGCAAAGCCATAACATCATGCAACAAGCATTGGTAGACACTTGGCCTTTTATCGGAGAGCTCTTTCTGGATGATGACGATACAAAAGCGCTGCATGCGCAAGGTATCGCTCCGTTACATGAGTCCTTGTGGGATGAGTGGTTTGAGCATGTGCAAAACATACTAACGGAAGCCACCTTGACTGTTCCCGCTAAAGAAGAGGGTTTTCATAAGGCTTACAGAGGTGGCACGCACGGCAAACATACCGAGGCTTTGGGCTATTTATTAGCTGAAATGCAGTATTTGCAGCGAGCCTACCCCGGCGCAACTTGGTAA
- the rsgA gene encoding ribosome small subunit-dependent GTPase A, translating into MKRIKPHRLTVNTENTTAQTETGQVISAHGRHYFVELTSGEVIKCFPRGKRGGICVGDWVDISTQGERAAIERLHDRRNLLYRSDEMRTKQFAANIDRLFIVLAAEPMFSEDLVGRALVAAGTAGIDPIILLNKVDLDSVTLARQRLQPLTDLGVPIIEISALNTEQVHLQLGELLKDKTSLLLGQSGMGKSTILNALVPQAKAHTQAHSAALGAGKHTTTSTRLYHVPNSTGTIIDSPGFQAFGLAHLTAEDIIRGFSEFHDAIQECKFYNCTHRHEPGCGVVNALTNGHIHPDRYALYQRLLTELENQPKY; encoded by the coding sequence ATGAAACGCATTAAACCTCACCGCTTAACCGTCAACACAGAAAACACCACTGCTCAAACTGAAACGGGCCAAGTCATCTCTGCTCACGGTAGGCATTATTTTGTAGAGCTAACATCAGGTGAGGTCATTAAATGCTTCCCTCGTGGTAAACGAGGCGGTATTTGTGTAGGTGACTGGGTCGATATCAGTACCCAAGGAGAGCGTGCTGCCATCGAACGGCTGCATGACCGACGTAATTTACTGTATCGATCAGACGAAATGCGTACCAAGCAATTTGCCGCTAATATAGACAGGCTTTTTATCGTTTTAGCCGCTGAACCGATGTTTTCAGAAGACCTAGTAGGTCGAGCTCTGGTGGCAGCTGGCACAGCAGGTATAGACCCGATTATTCTTTTAAATAAAGTGGATTTAGATTCTGTGACTTTAGCGCGTCAACGTCTACAGCCTTTGACAGACTTAGGTGTGCCTATCATTGAAATTAGTGCACTTAATACGGAGCAGGTCCATCTACAGCTCGGGGAATTGCTAAAAGATAAAACCAGCTTGTTACTGGGTCAAAGCGGTATGGGGAAATCGACTATTTTAAATGCCTTAGTACCCCAAGCAAAAGCCCACACCCAAGCCCACTCTGCTGCGCTAGGAGCAGGAAAACACACTACAACCAGTACCCGACTTTATCATGTTCCAAATAGCACAGGAACCATCATAGACTCCCCGGGATTTCAAGCGTTTGGATTAGCTCATTTAACGGCCGAAGATATTATTCGGGGCTTTAGCGAGTTTCACGATGCCATTCAGGAGTGTAAGTTTTATAACTGTACACATCGACACGAACCGGGCTGCGGTGTAGTTAATGCCTTAACGAATGGACATATCCACCCTGATCGTTACGCGCTATATCAACGACTACTGACCGAATTAGAAAATCAACCTAAATACTAA
- the rplS gene encoding 50S ribosomal protein L19 yields MNIIDILEQEEMQRLTAESPRPEFNPGDTVVVNVNVVEGTRKRVQAYEGVVIAKRNRGLNSSFIVRKISSGEAVERTFQLYSPQIATIEVKRRGAVRRAKLYYLRSRSGKAARIKEKLVRKNVAK; encoded by the coding sequence GTGAATATTATCGATATCCTAGAACAGGAAGAAATGCAGCGTCTAACCGCTGAAAGCCCACGTCCTGAATTCAACCCTGGTGACACCGTGGTTGTAAACGTAAACGTGGTTGAAGGTACACGTAAACGTGTACAGGCTTACGAAGGCGTTGTTATCGCTAAGCGTAACCGTGGTTTGAACTCTTCTTTCATCGTTCGTAAGATTTCTTCTGGCGAAGCCGTAGAGCGTACTTTCCAATTGTACTCTCCACAAATCGCAACCATCGAAGTCAAACGTCGTGGTGCGGTTCGTCGTGCTAAACTGTACTACCTACGTAGCCGTTCGGGTAAAGCAGCGCGCATCAAAGAAAAATTGGTACGCAAAAACGTGGCAAAATAA